A genomic region of Pseudochaenichthys georgianus chromosome 12, fPseGeo1.2, whole genome shotgun sequence contains the following coding sequences:
- the LOC117456520 gene encoding protein phosphatase 1 regulatory subunit 3C-like, translated as MKCARALHAFGSHTQPAAMPADLAACLTLGHRQHIYQLLSKTPLNPAQHRYQPANSLPRSGLNSPRSSSPFHASSSQPPSPLSSEPRSCFRRDSGYMNKKRVVFADAIGLALTAVRLFISEPSSLSSEVLIKPTFARLQGQQSPSNNLQRCKLRLGFPQPAFDHKAFLTRGMRVQLDSCNISENSLSGKVLVSHVGIDEAVQVRVTFDSWRSHHDIPCKFLQQQHYGGSDLNLFTFDLSLPKNIDPKERAEFFVYFKAGPGATLHWDNNQGQNYRVFVETDGSNGHQEDAFRGYTTLSQYRPMHTTLSNQNCTDSQRKTIDLQNSSEGFIRQSQRVESKGFGQAVRSAQPLNRTMTTCK; from the exons ATGAAGTGTGCAAG AGCTCTCCATGCTTTTGGGAGTCATACCCAGCCCGCTGCGATGCCAGCAGACCTTGCCGCATGTCTGACCCTCGGCCATCGCCAACatatttatcagctgctgtcCAAGACTCCTCTGAATCCCGCACAGCACCGTTATCAGCCGGCCAACTCTCTTCCACGGAGCGGCCTTAACTCACCTCGTTCCTCTTCCCCCTTCCATGCATCCTCCTCGCAGcccccctctcctctgtcctcagagcctCGGAGCTGCTTCCGCAGGGACAGCGGCTATATGAACAAGAAGCGTGTGGTCTTCGCAGATGCAATTGGATTGGCTCTCACTGCTGTACGCCTATTTATCTCTGAGCCATCTTCCCTTTCCTCAGAAGTGCTGATAAAGCCCACCTTCGCTAGACTGCAAGGCCAACAGTCGCCATCAAACAATCTGCAGCGCTGCAAGTTGCGCCTGGGTTTCCCTCAGCCAGCGTTCGACCACAAAGCCTTCCTCACACGAGGCATGCGTGTGCAGTTGGATAGCTGCAACATCTCAGAGAACTCCTTGAGCGGCAAAGTGCTCGTCTCCCATGTCGGCATTGATGAGGCTGTACAAGTAAGGGTGACCTTTGACTCTTGGCGAAGCCACCATGACATCCCTTGCAAGTtcctgcagcagcagcactaTGGGGGTTCTGATTTGAATTTGTTCACCTTTGACCTAAGCTTGCCAAAGAACATAGATCCGAAGGAGAGAGCTGAGTTTTTTGtgtacttcaaggctggacctGGCGCAACACTACACTGGGATAATAACCAGGGACAGAACTACAGGGTGTTCGTGGAAACGGATGGATCCAATGGTCACCAAGAGGATGCTTTCCGTGGTTACACCACACTTTCACAATATCGGCCTATGCACACGACCCTCAGTAATCAGAACTGTACTGATTCACAGAGGAAGACCATCGACCTCCAGAACTCTTCAGAGGGGTTTATCAGGCAGAGTCAGAGAGTGGAGAGCAAAGGGTTCGGCCAGGCAGTGAGATCAGCCCAACCCCTCAACAGAACTATGACAACATGTAAATAA